Proteins encoded within one genomic window of Methanothrix harundinacea 6Ac:
- a CDS encoding DUF2111 domain-containing protein, with the protein MAELVISENSGASDLAPIALAVNQILGLPVTMRSLRVPGVRVEGGKVLDDGYTGPILEEVIASGKAVRAIPKSGVYQGVPVSVAPIVHSEGGVIAAMGVVDVVGTIDIPAVFGAYAGVVKEVSGKR; encoded by the coding sequence GGGCTTCCGACCTCGCCCCCATCGCCCTGGCCGTAAACCAGATCCTGGGCCTCCCCGTCACCATGAGGAGCCTCCGGGTCCCAGGGGTGAGGGTGGAGGGGGGGAAGGTCCTCGACGATGGGTACACGGGGCCCATCCTGGAGGAGGTGATCGCCTCCGGAAAGGCGGTGAGGGCCATCCCCAAAAGCGGCGTTTACCAGGGGGTGCCCGTATCTGTCGCCCCTATCGTCCATAGCGAAGGGGGGGTGATCGCGGCGATGGGGGTCGTAGACGTCGTCGGGACTATCGACATCCCCGCCGTCTTCGGCGCCTACGCCGGGGTGGTCAAAGAGGTCTCAGGGAAGAGATGA